From Heliomicrobium modesticaldum Ice1, a single genomic window includes:
- a CDS encoding Cof-type HAD-IIB family hydrolase, protein MSPIRLVAMDLDGTLLDEKRRIPEPVARRIAELRGKGVIFTVATGRIYPSALPYAKQLELEAPMITCNGAMIRHPADGRIICHRTVEAKQALAVLQFLKAKNSDALRYSFHGDEVYTDTPHEYTTSYERGLGLSFTFVDDLTAHLAKEPERHPTMLVLMTDPAVTPALTQDILAHLNGTVTITNSHDYFIEILHPEASKGAALAQLAASFSIDRSEVLAIGDNRNDLTMIHWAGQGVFVANAPEVLHQAADYVTSASNSMGVLEALNYFFP, encoded by the coding sequence ATGAGCCCTATCCGGCTGGTGGCTATGGATTTGGACGGCACACTCTTGGACGAAAAAAGGCGCATACCCGAACCGGTCGCCCGACGGATCGCCGAGCTCCGGGGCAAGGGCGTCATCTTTACCGTTGCGACGGGACGGATCTACCCTTCGGCATTGCCCTATGCAAAGCAACTGGAACTAGAGGCGCCGATGATCACCTGCAATGGCGCCATGATCCGCCATCCCGCAGACGGTCGCATCATCTGCCACCGGACAGTAGAGGCGAAACAGGCCCTAGCGGTGCTGCAATTTTTGAAAGCAAAAAACAGTGACGCCCTGCGCTATTCCTTTCACGGTGACGAGGTCTATACAGATACGCCGCATGAGTACACGACCAGCTATGAGCGTGGACTTGGCCTTTCTTTCACTTTTGTCGACGATCTGACTGCGCACCTGGCTAAGGAGCCGGAGCGCCACCCGACCATGTTGGTTCTGATGACGGACCCGGCGGTCACACCGGCTTTGACGCAAGACATCCTGGCGCACCTCAACGGCACCGTCACCATCACCAATTCGCACGATTACTTTATCGAAATCCTTCATCCTGAGGCCTCAAAAGGGGCGGCATTGGCCCAACTGGCAGCGTCCTTTTCGATCGATCGGAGTGAAGTGCTTGCCATCGGCGACAACCGGAACGATCTAACCATGATCCATTGGGCCGGCCAAGGCGTCTTTGTGGCGAACGCGCCAGAGGTCTTGCATCAGGCGGCCGATTATGTCACCTCCGCCTCCAACTCGATGGGTGTATTGGAGGCCTTGAACTACTTTTTCCCTTAA
- a CDS encoding GHMP kinase: protein MYGQAQLPATCGELAQGLIGGRFLHLTCPIDAWVTASASLTQGSGRIEGLADRPKAARAVSTLLEIWNLEGRFDVQIDLDNPLPSGKGLATSTADICAAAFAVARALGRELAPAEMGRIAIAVEPSDGLFFPGIAVFDHRSGAWGKTVGMPPIPPLHILAYDLGGEVDTIEFNSRADLLEANRQKEVAVRRAFALITQGLRTGDPGPIGEGATVSARANQSILPKEALDEIIGGIGAFGAVGVNVAHSGTVLGVLVPDSSRHRIGAIVNWVEARFPKWSRLGHFRLVGGGPRFTKISRWGKDAAL from the coding sequence GTGTACGGTCAGGCGCAGTTGCCAGCTACTTGCGGCGAATTGGCCCAGGGATTGATCGGGGGCCGGTTCTTGCACCTTACCTGTCCCATTGACGCCTGGGTCACAGCCAGTGCCTCCCTGACGCAGGGAAGCGGACGCATCGAGGGCTTAGCCGATCGACCCAAGGCCGCCCGGGCTGTTTCGACTTTGCTGGAAATTTGGAATCTGGAAGGACGATTTGACGTCCAGATCGACTTGGACAATCCTCTACCTTCCGGCAAAGGGCTGGCGACGAGCACTGCTGACATCTGCGCCGCTGCCTTCGCCGTCGCCCGGGCGCTGGGACGAGAATTGGCCCCGGCAGAGATGGGCCGTATTGCCATCGCCGTTGAACCTTCTGACGGCCTGTTTTTTCCGGGGATCGCCGTCTTCGATCATCGCAGCGGCGCCTGGGGCAAGACGGTCGGGATGCCGCCTATCCCGCCGCTGCACATCTTGGCCTATGACCTCGGCGGAGAGGTGGACACCATCGAATTCAACAGCCGGGCAGACCTGCTGGAAGCGAACCGCCAAAAAGAGGTTGCTGTCCGCCGGGCCTTCGCCCTGATCACCCAAGGCTTAAGGACCGGCGATCCGGGGCCGATTGGGGAAGGGGCTACCGTGAGCGCTCGAGCCAACCAGTCGATCCTGCCCAAAGAAGCCCTCGATGAGATCATCGGCGGCATCGGTGCCTTCGGCGCCGTCGGGGTTAATGTAGCCCATAGCGGGACCGTCCTGGGGGTACTTGTGCCGGACAGCAGTCGCCATCGTATCGGCGCCATCGTCAACTGGGTGGAGGCGCGTTTTCCTAAATGGAGTAGGCTAGGCCATTTCCGTCTCGTCGGCGGCGGTCCCCGGTTCACGAAAATAAGCCGGTGGGGGAAGGATGCGGCTTTATGA
- a CDS encoding ribonuclease J has protein sequence MSRPKKSGYRPRRGKTKSKPTSNLPTVSVIPLGGVGEVGKNMLVIEYGDDIIVIDSGVKFPGEELLGIDLVIPDITYLVQNADRVRGIFLTHGHEDHIGGLPFTLKQIQVPVYGTRLTLGLVKNKLTEHGLIREAKLHEITADDVVNVGAFQLEFFRVNHSIPDGIGIAIRTPAGLIVHSGDFKLDQTPVDDKVLEFSKLARYGDEGVLLFICDSTNVERPGYTPSERTVGDTFRSVFAKTDSRIIIATFASNVHRIQQVIDTAAEFNRKVAVVGRSMVTVVDVSQQLGYLNIPRGMLIEAEEIDRLPDNQVTIITTGSQGEPMAALTRMATNNHRQVAIRQGDTVIISATPIPGNEKLVSRTIDNLFRIGADVVYKEVANVHVSGHAAQQEIKLMLNFLRPKYVIPFHGEYRHQATFAKLGQTMGIPDEHILRVNIGERYELNEEMVQLTGTVEAGSVMVDGIGVGDVGNIVLRDRHHLAQDGVVIAVVTIDKENGNVLAGPDLVSRGFVFVREAGDMLGEAKSRVKEALTGRNTGTTEWSVLKNLIRDTLNEFFYQKTKRRPIVLPIIMEI, from the coding sequence ATGAGCCGTCCGAAAAAAAGCGGCTACCGTCCCCGCCGCGGCAAGACAAAATCGAAGCCCACGTCAAATCTACCGACAGTAAGTGTCATTCCCCTCGGTGGAGTCGGCGAAGTGGGCAAGAACATGCTCGTCATCGAGTATGGCGATGACATCATCGTCATCGACTCGGGCGTCAAGTTTCCCGGCGAAGAACTGCTGGGTATCGACCTGGTCATCCCTGACATCACCTATCTTGTTCAGAACGCGGACAGGGTGCGAGGGATTTTTCTCACCCACGGACACGAAGACCACATCGGTGGTCTACCTTTCACGCTCAAACAAATCCAGGTGCCCGTCTATGGCACCCGGCTGACCTTGGGCCTCGTCAAAAACAAGTTGACCGAACACGGACTGATCCGAGAGGCCAAGCTGCATGAGATCACGGCCGACGACGTGGTGAACGTAGGCGCCTTCCAGTTGGAATTCTTCCGTGTCAACCACTCCATCCCTGACGGCATCGGTATCGCCATCCGCACCCCGGCGGGGTTGATCGTTCACTCAGGCGACTTCAAGCTCGACCAGACGCCGGTCGACGATAAGGTTCTCGAATTTAGCAAATTGGCCCGTTACGGTGACGAAGGCGTCCTGCTCTTCATCTGCGACTCCACCAACGTGGAACGGCCGGGCTACACCCCGTCGGAACGGACTGTCGGCGACACCTTCCGCTCTGTCTTCGCTAAGACAGACAGCCGCATCATCATCGCCACCTTCGCCTCCAACGTTCACCGTATCCAACAGGTGATCGACACGGCGGCTGAGTTCAACCGCAAGGTGGCTGTCGTGGGCCGCAGCATGGTGACCGTCGTCGACGTGTCCCAGCAGCTCGGCTACCTGAACATCCCAAGAGGGATGCTGATCGAGGCCGAGGAGATCGACCGACTCCCCGACAACCAGGTCACCATCATTACAACCGGCTCCCAGGGTGAGCCGATGGCGGCGCTGACCCGCATGGCTACCAACAACCACCGCCAGGTGGCGATCCGCCAGGGCGACACGGTGATCATCTCGGCCACGCCGATCCCGGGCAACGAAAAACTCGTCTCCCGGACCATCGACAACCTCTTCCGCATCGGCGCTGACGTGGTCTACAAGGAAGTGGCCAATGTCCACGTCTCCGGTCACGCCGCCCAGCAGGAGATCAAGCTCATGCTCAACTTCCTGCGCCCCAAGTACGTCATTCCCTTCCACGGCGAATACCGCCATCAGGCCACCTTCGCCAAGCTGGGACAGACGATGGGCATCCCTGACGAGCATATCCTCCGCGTCAACATCGGCGAACGCTACGAATTGAACGAGGAAATGGTCCAACTGACCGGCACTGTCGAGGCCGGCAGCGTCATGGTTGACGGCATCGGCGTCGGCGACGTGGGCAATATCGTCCTGCGCGACCGTCACCACCTAGCCCAGGACGGCGTCGTCATCGCCGTTGTCACCATCGACAAGGAAAACGGCAATGTCCTTGCCGGACCGGACCTCGTCTCCCGCGGTTTCGTCTTCGTCCGCGAGGCGGGTGACATGCTCGGTGAAGCCAAGTCGCGCGTCAAAGAGGCCTTGACGGGTCGCAATACGGGGACGACGGAATGGTCAGTGTTGAAGAACCTGATCCGGGACACGCTGAATGAGTTCTTTTACCAGAAGACGAAACGGCGTCCGATTGTGTTGCCCATAATAATGGAAATTTAA
- a CDS encoding YkvA family protein: MPSLQSPGFWQRMRLLLNLPRSTRLLYALLRDNRVPIVNKALFLGLSLMYLLWPLDLFPDLIPLLGELDDITVILFLIDRFVASVPNYVVYEYLDRFE; the protein is encoded by the coding sequence GTGCCGTCCCTACAGTCGCCCGGTTTTTGGCAACGGATGCGGCTGCTGCTCAACCTGCCCCGCTCGACCCGGCTTCTCTACGCCCTGCTGAGGGACAACCGGGTGCCGATAGTAAATAAGGCGCTTTTTCTCGGCCTGAGCCTGATGTATCTGCTCTGGCCTCTTGACCTGTTTCCCGACCTGATTCCCCTGCTAGGGGAGTTAGATGATATCACGGTCATCCTGTTTTTGATCGACCGGTTTGTCGCCTCTGTGCCGAATTATGTGGTCTATGAGTATCTGGATCGCTTTGAGTAG
- the guaB gene encoding IMP dehydrogenase, whose product MSGLLNIAEGLTFDDVLLVPAKSEVLPRDVDTHTWLTRRIRLNIPIMSAGMDTVTDSRMAIAMAREGGIGVIHKNMTIDQQAHEVDRVKRSEHGVITDPIYLSPQHKVTDALAIMERYHISGVPIADEEGKLVGILTNRDLRFETNFDIPIATVMTKDNLVTAPVGTSLAEAKEILRLHKVEKLPIVDNEGHLKGLITIKDIQKARQYPNSTKDERGRLRVCAAVGVTADTMERVKALVSVGVDAIVVDTAHGHSRGVLNTVEKIKGEFPQIDVIAGNVATYEATVDLIAAGADCVKVGIGPGSICTTRVVAGIGVPQITAIADCARAARERNIPIIGDGGIKFSGDVTKAIAAGANVVMIGSLLAGTEESPGDIEIYQGRSFKVYRGMGSLGAMKEGSKDRYFQEDDKKLVPEGIEGRVPYKGPLADTVFQLVGGLRSGMGYCGCVNIEELMTKTRFIRITAAGLRESHPHDVTITKEAPNYSL is encoded by the coding sequence GTGAGTGGCTTGCTAAACATCGCAGAAGGATTGACTTTTGATGACGTGTTGCTCGTACCTGCCAAATCGGAGGTGCTTCCCCGGGATGTGGACACGCATACCTGGCTGACCCGGCGCATCCGTTTAAATATCCCGATCATGTCTGCCGGCATGGATACGGTCACCGATTCGCGCATGGCGATCGCCATGGCTCGAGAAGGCGGCATCGGTGTCATCCACAAAAATATGACCATTGACCAGCAGGCCCATGAGGTTGATCGAGTAAAACGGTCAGAGCATGGCGTCATCACCGACCCGATCTACCTGTCGCCGCAACATAAGGTCACCGACGCGCTGGCGATCATGGAGCGGTATCACATCTCCGGCGTGCCGATCGCTGATGAAGAGGGGAAACTGGTCGGCATCCTGACCAACCGCGACTTGCGCTTTGAGACCAACTTCGACATACCTATCGCGACCGTCATGACCAAGGACAACCTGGTTACGGCCCCAGTCGGCACCTCTTTGGCCGAAGCGAAGGAGATTCTCCGCCTCCATAAGGTGGAAAAGCTCCCCATTGTCGACAATGAAGGCCACCTTAAAGGTCTGATCACCATCAAAGACATTCAAAAGGCCCGCCAGTACCCGAATTCCACGAAGGATGAGCGCGGGCGCCTGCGCGTCTGCGCCGCCGTCGGCGTGACGGCCGATACGATGGAGCGGGTGAAGGCGCTTGTCTCCGTTGGCGTTGACGCTATCGTCGTCGATACGGCCCATGGTCACTCTCGCGGCGTCTTGAACACGGTAGAAAAAATCAAAGGTGAGTTTCCGCAGATCGACGTGATCGCCGGCAATGTGGCCACCTATGAAGCTACGGTCGACCTGATCGCCGCCGGCGCGGATTGCGTCAAGGTGGGCATCGGCCCCGGATCCATCTGCACGACCCGCGTCGTCGCCGGTATCGGCGTGCCTCAGATCACGGCCATCGCCGATTGTGCCCGCGCCGCTCGGGAACGGAACATTCCCATCATCGGCGACGGCGGCATCAAGTTCTCCGGCGACGTGACCAAGGCTATTGCCGCCGGAGCCAATGTGGTCATGATCGGCAGCCTCCTCGCGGGCACCGAGGAAAGCCCCGGGGACATCGAGATCTACCAAGGGCGGAGCTTCAAGGTCTACCGCGGCATGGGCTCCCTGGGCGCCATGAAGGAAGGTTCGAAAGACCGCTACTTCCAGGAAGATGACAAGAAACTGGTCCCCGAAGGTATCGAGGGCCGCGTTCCCTACAAAGGTCCCCTGGCCGATACAGTTTTCCAACTCGTCGGAGGTCTGCGTTCAGGCATGGGCTACTGTGGTTGCGTCAATATCGAGGAGTTGATGACGAAGACCCGCTTCATCCGCATCACCGCCGCTGGTCTGCGGGAAAGTCATCCCCACGACGTGACGATCACGAAGGAAGCGCCCAACTACAGCCTTTAG
- a CDS encoding adenosylcobinamide-GDP ribazoletransferase: MLVRPWLRFRLALSFFTRLPVGALGESGDEDFGRSFVYLPLVGLLLGLLLSGASLIISVLFPPIILPPLLLALHLYLTGGIHLDGFMDTFDGIFSARKPERVLEIMRDSRVGAHSVLAVTVLLMTKAAAIYALWEWGHLPDQWQVSGLNQIFDWRPTWKVISGLYGQGVSPLWITLLWMPMAGRWVVVYMVSGFPYARSQGMASLFNRYIDRSVLAAGTLFVAAVAGLVAGLAGWVFLALLWLFFRWWGGKLTRFLGGLTGDIYGAGCEIGEVLLLLTAVLLLRFL; this comes from the coding sequence ATGTTAGTCCGGCCATGGCTGCGTTTCCGTCTCGCCCTCTCCTTCTTCACCCGCCTGCCGGTAGGGGCTTTGGGGGAGAGTGGCGACGAAGATTTCGGCCGCTCCTTTGTCTACCTTCCTCTTGTCGGATTGCTGCTCGGTCTGCTCCTGAGCGGAGCGTCTTTGATCATCAGCGTTCTCTTCCCGCCGATCATCCTGCCGCCGCTCTTGCTGGCGTTGCATCTCTACCTGACCGGAGGGATTCATCTCGACGGGTTCATGGATACCTTTGACGGGATTTTCTCGGCCCGCAAGCCGGAACGGGTGCTCGAGATCATGCGTGATTCCCGTGTAGGCGCCCATTCTGTGTTGGCAGTGACGGTGTTGTTGATGACCAAGGCTGCCGCCATCTATGCCCTCTGGGAGTGGGGCCACCTCCCTGACCAGTGGCAGGTAAGCGGCCTCAATCAGATCTTCGATTGGCGACCGACCTGGAAGGTGATCTCCGGTTTATATGGTCAAGGCGTAAGCCCCCTCTGGATCACACTGCTGTGGATGCCTATGGCGGGACGCTGGGTCGTCGTCTATATGGTCAGTGGCTTCCCCTACGCCCGGAGCCAGGGGATGGCGTCGCTGTTCAACCGCTATATCGACAGATCGGTGCTGGCGGCAGGAACTCTTTTTGTCGCAGCGGTGGCCGGTCTTGTGGCCGGTCTCGCCGGATGGGTGTTCTTGGCTCTGCTTTGGCTCTTCTTCCGCTGGTGGGGCGGGAAACTCACTCGCTTCCTCGGCGGACTGACCGGCGACATCTACGGCGCCGGTTGTGAGATTGGTGAGGTACTTCTTCTCTTGACGGCGGTGCTCTTGTTGAGGTTTCTTTGA
- the cobT gene encoding nicotinate-nucleotide--dimethylbenzimidazole phosphoribosyltransferase: MMTLEALIEQIKPLNAEAMKKAQVHLDDLTKPRGSLGVLEDMAKRLAGIFGEIPKEPLQKAIILMAGDHGVMEEGVSAFPQEVTPQMVINFSNGGAGINALARHAGADLICVDVGIAVDMPELPGLIRRKVAYGTKNMTKGPAMTRDEAIQAILIGAEVVADAVKRGVRIVGTGEMGIGNTTPSTAIIAAIGQFAVEDVVGRGTGVNDKQLQIKIDAIKGALEVNQPDPADGLDVLAKVGGLEIAGLVGVCLGAAAQGIPVVIDGFISGAAAVIAGTICPQARDYMIGSHLSEEPGHKFMLDYLGLKPMLMMNFRLGEGTGAALCMTMIDAAVKISNEMATFSSAGVSESID, translated from the coding sequence ATGATGACACTGGAAGCGCTTATTGAACAGATCAAACCCTTGAATGCCGAAGCGATGAAAAAAGCGCAAGTCCACCTGGATGACCTGACCAAGCCTCGGGGCAGCCTGGGTGTCCTCGAAGATATGGCCAAACGTCTGGCCGGCATCTTTGGCGAGATCCCCAAGGAGCCTCTTCAAAAAGCGATCATCCTGATGGCCGGTGACCATGGCGTCATGGAAGAGGGGGTCAGTGCCTTCCCGCAGGAAGTGACGCCTCAGATGGTCATCAACTTCTCTAACGGCGGCGCTGGCATCAATGCTCTCGCCCGCCACGCCGGGGCGGACCTGATCTGTGTCGACGTAGGCATCGCCGTGGACATGCCTGAGCTTCCCGGTTTGATTCGGCGCAAAGTAGCCTATGGGACAAAAAACATGACCAAAGGTCCGGCCATGACCCGCGATGAGGCGATCCAGGCCATCCTCATCGGGGCCGAGGTGGTCGCCGACGCCGTTAAGCGCGGGGTGCGCATCGTCGGCACCGGAGAGATGGGTATCGGCAACACAACACCGTCGACTGCCATCATTGCGGCAATAGGCCAATTCGCTGTCGAGGATGTGGTCGGAAGAGGGACCGGCGTCAACGACAAGCAACTGCAAATCAAGATCGACGCCATCAAAGGTGCCCTGGAAGTGAACCAACCCGATCCCGCCGATGGCCTGGATGTGCTCGCCAAGGTAGGGGGTCTGGAGATCGCTGGTCTTGTTGGTGTCTGCCTCGGCGCAGCCGCTCAAGGGATTCCAGTGGTCATCGACGGTTTCATCTCCGGCGCAGCGGCGGTCATCGCCGGAACCATCTGTCCGCAGGCACGCGATTACATGATCGGTTCCCACCTCTCTGAGGAGCCTGGCCACAAGTTTATGCTCGATTACCTCGGTCTCAAGCCGATGCTGATGATGAACTTCCGTCTCGGCGAGGGCACCGGCGCGGCCTTATGCATGACCATGATCGATGCGGCTGTCAAGATCTCCAATGAAATGGCCACCTTCTCCAGCGCCGGCGTCAGCGAATCGATCGACTGA
- the cobC gene encoding alpha-ribazole phosphatase yields the protein MTRVYLIRHGETEWNLARRYQGHSDVLLSEKGREQARLLVRRLAGEKIDRVFASDLSRAIETARAIAEGHNTALILEPRFRECNFGAWEGMTFTEIEKAYPEEIKTWHTAPGRLQLPGGESFAIVQCRAYEAMMELVKKHEGEGIAIVAHGGTIRTLLCAILEVDLDRAWQFRQENTALNIIEFYEGKGIIERINDVTHLIPGAFPDGKSWVE from the coding sequence TTGACCCGTGTTTACTTGATCCGCCACGGCGAGACGGAGTGGAATCTGGCCCGGCGTTACCAGGGACACAGCGACGTGCTACTGAGCGAGAAGGGGCGTGAGCAGGCCCGCTTGCTGGTGCGGCGGCTGGCCGGTGAAAAAATCGACCGTGTCTTCGCCAGTGATTTGAGCCGTGCCATCGAAACGGCGCGCGCTATCGCGGAAGGGCACAACACCGCCTTGATCCTTGAACCGCGTTTTCGGGAGTGCAACTTCGGCGCCTGGGAAGGGATGACCTTTACAGAGATCGAGAAGGCCTACCCGGAAGAGATCAAAACCTGGCACACGGCGCCGGGCCGGTTGCAACTGCCGGGCGGCGAGAGTTTCGCCATCGTCCAGTGCCGCGCCTATGAGGCGATGATGGAGTTGGTGAAAAAACACGAAGGGGAGGGGATCGCTATCGTCGCCCATGGGGGGACGATTCGAACCCTGCTCTGCGCCATCTTGGAAGTGGACCTCGATCGGGCCTGGCAGTTTCGCCAGGAAAACACGGCGCTGAACATCATCGAGTTTTACGAAGGCAAAGGCATCATCGAGCGGATCAATGACGTGACCCACCTGATTCCGGGGGCTTTTCCTGACGGCAAAAGCTGGGTAGAATAG
- a CDS encoding ParM/StbA family protein, translating into MNMHAARLRQLPGFEPGEGKNLTVGLDIGFGYVKVVAGNGRWALFPSIVGEGRELHILSGFGSNDPIDNLVVDVDGRRYFVGNLALRETEAELDIDPDKIFNIDFEVLVYTALALVSDKSDQDVNIYLGLPINFYRTQKARFEDKLRAHQMSRFVKILGQDVRLIRIGNFEIFPQAGGAIFNQILDFRSEVRTPRLARGKIGIIDGGTKTTDCIYMEDLKFVDQRSFSVNDGGTHKILMDIRDFLMKNFDHYYPRLAEVDQMLRERKVEVKGKVYDLSSVIDASASRVARKIVREIAAKWPNHMEFRAMILVGGGGYVMHPFLKEIFPDILLVQDEFEGEAVTGGWNVIQFANALGFLKLAVMRYGEKK; encoded by the coding sequence ATGAATATGCATGCGGCCCGCCTACGACAGTTGCCGGGATTTGAACCGGGTGAGGGAAAGAATCTGACCGTAGGCCTCGACATCGGTTTCGGCTATGTGAAGGTCGTTGCCGGAAACGGCCGATGGGCACTTTTTCCCAGCATCGTCGGCGAAGGCCGGGAACTGCACATCCTATCCGGCTTCGGCTCTAACGATCCCATAGACAACCTCGTCGTTGACGTCGATGGACGGCGCTATTTTGTGGGCAATCTCGCCCTGCGTGAGACGGAAGCAGAACTCGACATCGACCCCGATAAGATCTTCAACATCGATTTTGAGGTGCTCGTGTACACGGCATTGGCTCTGGTCAGCGACAAGTCTGATCAGGATGTAAATATCTACCTTGGTCTGCCGATCAACTTTTACCGCACCCAGAAAGCGCGCTTCGAGGATAAGCTGCGCGCCCACCAGATGTCCCGCTTCGTCAAAATCCTAGGGCAGGACGTGCGGCTGATCCGCATCGGTAACTTTGAGATTTTCCCTCAGGCCGGTGGCGCCATCTTCAACCAGATCCTCGATTTTCGTTCCGAAGTCCGCACACCCCGTCTCGCCCGAGGCAAGATCGGCATCATCGACGGGGGAACAAAGACAACCGACTGTATCTACATGGAAGACCTGAAGTTCGTCGACCAGCGCAGCTTCTCAGTCAATGACGGCGGCACCCACAAGATCCTTATGGATATTCGGGACTTTTTGATGAAAAACTTTGATCATTACTATCCTCGCCTCGCCGAAGTAGACCAGATGCTCAGGGAACGGAAGGTGGAGGTCAAGGGAAAGGTTTATGATCTCTCCTCGGTGATCGACGCGTCGGCCTCCCGTGTGGCGAGAAAAATCGTCCGGGAGATCGCGGCGAAATGGCCGAACCACATGGAATTCCGGGCCATGATCCTCGTTGGCGGCGGCGGCTATGTGATGCATCCCTTCTTGAAGGAGATCTTTCCCGATATTCTACTCGTCCAGGATGAGTTTGAAGGTGAAGCGGTGACTGGCGGTTGGAACGTCATTCAATTCGCCAACGCCCTTGGTTTCTTAAAACTGGCCGTCATGCGTTACGGAGAAAAGAAATGA
- a CDS encoding pyridoxal phosphate-dependent aminotransferase — protein MTAKKAESAPYRHGGDVWSATWDGKIPMEEILDLSANINFLGLSPLVRQAIVESIDQVVHYPDPKCRRLIEALADHLTVPPESICAGNGAVDLLDHWLHAVQARRVLIPEPGFGQYERAVVAQGGVAVPLPLDEKRQFRLDVEAWKKALREEGCDTAILCTPHNPAGWVWTEKEKQAVLAHLESSPVRLLVDESFLDFLPDGRALSCCPQASENDRLAVLYSLTKFFAIPGLRLGALITDSDIIKGIVARRDPWVVNQLAQAAGVAALADRDYHQKTWEQLPQERNYLFEQLSKLPGLTPLPSDSNFSLLYVAESGISSTGWTERLRRRGILVRNCNTFLSLGERYLRLAVRDKAATDRLIEAMRAVLAEEGML, from the coding sequence ATGACAGCGAAAAAAGCGGAATCGGCGCCCTACCGGCACGGTGGCGATGTGTGGAGCGCCACCTGGGATGGAAAGATCCCCATGGAGGAGATCCTGGACCTGAGCGCCAATATCAATTTTTTGGGCCTCTCGCCGCTGGTGAGACAAGCCATTGTGGAAAGCATCGACCAGGTCGTGCACTATCCCGACCCAAAATGCCGTCGATTGATCGAAGCACTGGCAGATCACCTGACCGTTCCGCCGGAATCGATCTGCGCCGGCAACGGCGCCGTCGACCTTCTCGATCACTGGCTTCATGCCGTGCAGGCTCGGCGTGTGCTCATCCCTGAACCGGGCTTCGGCCAGTATGAGCGGGCCGTGGTCGCTCAGGGTGGTGTGGCGGTGCCTTTGCCTCTCGACGAAAAGCGCCAGTTCCGCCTCGACGTGGAGGCATGGAAAAAAGCCCTCCGGGAGGAGGGTTGTGATACGGCCATCCTCTGTACACCTCATAACCCGGCAGGCTGGGTCTGGACAGAGAAGGAAAAACAGGCTGTTTTGGCTCATCTCGAATCATCACCGGTCCGCCTGCTGGTGGACGAATCTTTTCTCGATTTTCTCCCTGATGGTCGCGCTTTAAGTTGCTGCCCCCAAGCTTCCGAAAACGACCGATTGGCTGTCCTCTACTCTCTGACAAAGTTTTTTGCTATCCCCGGACTTCGCCTGGGCGCCTTGATCACCGACAGCGACATCATCAAAGGGATCGTCGCTCGGCGCGATCCCTGGGTTGTCAACCAACTGGCCCAGGCGGCGGGTGTTGCAGCGTTAGCGGACCGCGATTATCACCAAAAGACATGGGAACAGCTGCCTCAGGAGCGGAATTATCTCTTTGAGCAACTGTCAAAACTGCCCGGACTGACACCACTGCCGTCGGACTCCAATTTTTCCTTACTTTATGTCGCCGAAAGCGGGATCTCATCGACAGGTTGGACGGAAAGGTTACGACGCCGGGGCATTTTGGTTCGAAACTGCAATACCTTTCTATCATTAGGAGAACGCTATCTGAGACTGGCTGTCCGTGACAAGGCGGCCACCGACCGGCTGATAGAAGCCATGCGGGCGGTGCTCGCAGAGGAGGGAATGCTTTGA